Part of the Caldisericia bacterium genome is shown below.
TTGGTGCTCTTTTCTTCTCTCCAGCCCATATGTCAAGACTTCCACCTATACCAATGCAAACAGGAATATCCTTAAATTCTTCTCTCCATTTATAAATCCACAATTCCTGTTTTTCGGAACCCATACCTACTAAAAGAACATCTGGCCTCTCCCTCTTTATCTCTTCAACAATCTTAACCTCCTCATCTTCATCAAAGTATCCATTAAAGGTGGATAGAATCCTTAAATTGGGAATCTCTTTAATTAAATTCTTTTTGGCTTTATCAGCAACTCCCTCTTTTCCCCCAACAAGAACCACACCAAAACCTTTCTTTGCACATACCTTTAAAAGATCGTATGTGAGATCAATACCAGGTACTCTCTCTGGAAGTCTGTCTCCAAGTATCCTTGATGCATAAATTATTCCTATTCCGTCTGGAACAACGAGGTCTGCCTTTCTTAT
Proteins encoded:
- a CDS encoding WecB/TagA/CpsF family glycosyltransferase, which codes for MERVDILGIPVDKITRKEALDRLLSFIESRKFHLVVTINSENGTKAIEKKEFLDVIRKADLVVPDGIGIIYASRILGDRLPERVPGIDLTYDLLKVCAKKGFGVVLVGGKEGVADKAKKNLIKEIPNLRILSTFNGYFDEDEEVKIVEEIKRERPDVLLVGMGSEKQELWIYKWREEFKDIPVCIGIGGSLDIWAGEKKRAPKFIQELGLEWLYRTILEPRRIKRVLKIFKFLFRLVSERWKR